TAGTTTAGAGATAAATCCAAGCTATTTTGCTATCGTTATTGCGATGAATTTACAGACTTCATTTCTAACGCCACCATTTGGTTTTAGTCTGTTTTTCTTGCGTTCAGTTGCACCACCACAGATACAAACAAGTGCGATATATAAAGGTGTTGTGCCATTTATTGCTATTCAAATTTTAGTATTGATATTTTTTACGTATTGGTTGCTTAGATAAGGATATGGCGTGAAAGATTTGTCTATTGTTTTAGTGTTTGGCATTTTTTGCTTTTGCTGGTGGAAATTTGATTAAAATTTATAAAAATATAGTTGTTTTTTATACAAATTTGTGTAAACAAGGTAGCAGTTTTAGCTTACTTGATGATAAAAATTTGTAGCAGTTTGAAGTTGATGTATTGTGAGATTGAAAGTTTAGTGATATAAAAAAGAGCCAGTTTAAAATTATGAGTTTATTTTATGAGTGTGATAAACGTAGGTTTTGCGGTGTGAGTAATTACTTTAAAGCACTTATATAAAATGGCGAGTTTATAAAAGCTTTGGCTTAAATGTCGCCGATGTGTTAAAATTTAAAACCAAATATCGATGTAAAATGAGGTTAATGTCGTAATATATCAGTTTAAGTATGTTAAGATGCTTTTAATAAGATTTTTAAGCCATGGTCTATGGTGGCACAGAGCTATGAGATGGTATTGAGATGACAAAAAAGAGACAGATTTATCGCACAGCCTCGACTTAAAGCGTAATGACACTTGCTTTAAAAAACTTGGTAAATTTTAAGAGTGAGTTTAATGGTAAATGAGCCAAACATGTTTAAATTTGGGAATATGACACAACTTAGTATTAATAGACAAATTGAGGTATATTAATGGATAATAATCAAAAGCAGAGTGATGTCATTAAATGTGGCGTATGGTATGGGATTTTAACTTAAATTCAAATAAAAGCAAAGATATAAAATTTATTTACGAATTTAGTTATTTAAATGAGTGAAATTTAAAGAAATTCATTGTAAAATATAAGAAAATTTTAGTTTAAATTTTTAAGGAAATGCAGTGGAGATAAATTTAGTAGCTGAGGGTTTTAGGTTTATGGTGCTTGGAATGCTAAGCGTTTTTGTATTTTTGGTGTTAATGGTGTTTGTGCTAAAAATGCAAGGAGTTATACTTAAAAAGTTTTTCAAAGAGCCTATAAAACTTCACATCTCTCCCACTCAAACTAATACAGATAATAACGAACTAGTCGCAGTCATAGGTGCTGCTATTACTGAGTTTGAAAAAAGTAAAATTTAATACACAAGGCAAAAAATGGCAAAGAAATTTATTGATGTTATGGATACTACTTTCCGCGATGGCTTTCAGTCGGTTTATGGTGCTAGAGTGCTTATGGATGACTTCTTCCCAGCGTTGGAGGCGGCAAAAGAGGCTGGTATAACTCACTTTGAATTTGGCGGAGGAGCTAGATTTCAAAGCCTTTATTTTTACTTAAATGAAGATGCTTTTGTGATGATGGATAGATTTCGCTCTATCGTTGGGGATAGAGCGAACTTGCAAACTCTTGCACGTGGCGTAAATACCGTTATGCTTGATACTGGTAGTCGTGAGCTAATTGATCTACACGCAAAAATGTTTAAAAAGCACGGCACGACTACGATACGAAACTTTGATGCGTTAAATGATGTTGAAAATTTGAAATACTCAGGTGAACGCATAGTTGCAAATGGACTTAAACACGAGGTTGTAGTTACTATGATGGACTTGCCACCTAACTGCATTGGAGCACATGATGTAGCATTTTATGAGAGAATTTTACGTGAGATTTTAGATGCTGGTATTCCTTATGATAGTGTCTGCTTCAAAGATGCTAGTGGAACATCTAGCCCACAAAAGGTATATGAAACTATCAAAATGGCACGTAAATTACTTCCAAGTGGTACTCACATACGCCTTCACACGCATGAAACTGCTGGCGTGAGTGTGGCGTGTTATTTAGCTGCACTTGATGCGGGAGTAGACGGTATAGATCTGGCTGCTTCACCAGTTAGTGGCGGGACTAGTCAGCCTGATATCCTTACTATGCTGCACGCTGTTAAGGGCAAGGAGTATGATCTAGGTGGACTTGAACTTGAAAAAGTGCTTAAATATGAGAGTGTTTTAAAAGAGTGCTTGAGCGATTATTTCACACCACCGGAAGCAACGCAGGTCAGTCCGCTCATACCATTTTCGCCTATGCCAGGCGGTGCTTTGACTGCAAATACTCAAATGATGCGTGATAATAATATTTTAGATAAATTCCCAGCTGTTATTGACGCTATGCGTGAAGTAGTAGAAAAGGGCGGATACGGTACGAGTGTAACGCCGGTAAGTCAGTTTTATTTTCAACAAGCCTTTAATAATGTAATGTTTGGTAAGTGGAAAAAGATAGCTGATGGATACGGCAAAATGGTGCTTGGGTACTTTGGTAAAACGCCTTGTGAACCAGACGCTGATGTCGTAAAACTAGCTAGCGAACAGTTAAATTTAGAGCCAACAAAGGAAAAAGCTCTAGACATTGCAGATCGTGATGAGAGTAAGTCTTTGGCTTATACCCGTAAAATTTTAGAGAGTGAGAAAATAGAAGTAAATGATGAGAATTTATTTATCGCCGCAGCATGTAAAGAGAAGGGTATAGCATTTTTAAAAGGTGAGGCAAAAGTAAATGTGAGAAAAATTAGCCAAATGCCAAATTCCAAACCAACAAAAACTACAACTTCTACAAATAGTGGCAAATACAGCGTTGTTGTGAATGGCTCACGCTACAACGTAGAGGTTAGTGATGGATTTAACGATAATGTAGAAGTAAAGAGCATAACGCCAGTTGTCGAGTCTAAAAACACGCAAACTACTCAGGTTGCATCTAATAGTGGCGATGTAATACTTAGCTCACTACCAGGAACGGTTTTTAAAATTTTAGTCAAAGTTGGCGATAATGTTAAAAAGGGACAAGCAGTCATCGTACTAGAGGCAATGAAGATGGAGATAGAGATCCCTGCACCAAAGGATGGCGTTATAAGTGCAGTAGAGATAACGCAAGGACAAACCGTACAAAACGGACAAATTCTAGCAAGAATGTAGCATATGAAAAAGTTTATATTTTTAGCTATATTTACCACTTTTTTTGGCGTATTAAATTTAAATGGCATAGAGCAAAATACCTCTACGTTTACAACTAGTGTAAAAAATAGTGAGTATCACTCAAAGAGCTTAAGTGAACTTTTTAGTGGATTTTACAAGACAACTGGTATAAATGCCCTGTTAAATCCAACCGATGGATATAAAGATAGTAGCGGACATGAACTTTCTAAATTTACCCAGAGTTGGGGTAGGGTTATTATGTTTTTTGTTTGCTTTTTATTATTTTATCTAGCTATTAAAAAGGGCTTTGAGCCACTACTACTACTACCTATTGGCTTTGGTGGACTTTTAGCAAATATTCCGATAGCTGAGATCGCTGGACCAAACGGATTTTTGGGTATTATTTATGGCTTTGGCATTGAAAGTGGTTTATTTCCGCTTATTATATTTATGGGTGTTGGTGCGATGACCGATTTTTCTCCTCTCATTGCTAATCCAAAAACAGCGATGCTTGGCGGTGCGGCTCAGTTTGGAATTTTTGCTACGCTTATTGGAGCTTTGGTGTTAACTCAATACACTAACATATTTAACT
This portion of the Campylobacter anatolicus genome encodes:
- a CDS encoding biotin/lipoyl-containing protein translates to MAKKFIDVMDTTFRDGFQSVYGARVLMDDFFPALEAAKEAGITHFEFGGGARFQSLYFYLNEDAFVMMDRFRSIVGDRANLQTLARGVNTVMLDTGSRELIDLHAKMFKKHGTTTIRNFDALNDVENLKYSGERIVANGLKHEVVVTMMDLPPNCIGAHDVAFYERILREILDAGIPYDSVCFKDASGTSSPQKVYETIKMARKLLPSGTHIRLHTHETAGVSVACYLAALDAGVDGIDLAASPVSGGTSQPDILTMLHAVKGKEYDLGGLELEKVLKYESVLKECLSDYFTPPEATQVSPLIPFSPMPGGALTANTQMMRDNNILDKFPAVIDAMREVVEKGGYGTSVTPVSQFYFQQAFNNVMFGKWKKIADGYGKMVLGYFGKTPCEPDADVVKLASEQLNLEPTKEKALDIADRDESKSLAYTRKILESEKIEVNDENLFIAAACKEKGIAFLKGEAKVNVRKISQMPNSKPTKTTTSTNSGKYSVVVNGSRYNVEVSDGFNDNVEVKSITPVVESKNTQTTQVASNSGDVILSSLPGTVFKILVKVGDNVKKGQAVIVLEAMKMEIEIPAPKDGVISAVEITQGQTVQNGQILARM
- a CDS encoding OadG family protein → MEINLVAEGFRFMVLGMLSVFVFLVLMVFVLKMQGVILKKFFKEPIKLHISPTQTNTDNNELVAVIGAAITEFEKSKI